AGCGCGCGTGCCCGCGTCTCCAGGCGTTCCTCGAGCGCGTCGAGCTTCTCCCCGCGCGCGTCGAGTTGCTCGGCACGGCGGTTGACGCGCTCGATCTCGCGCTTGAGTTCGTCGCGTTCCCGCCGCGTTTCCTGCCGGTCGCCCGCCAGCGCCTCGCGGTCGCGCGCCGTGTCCTGCTTCGCCTGAGCACGCTCGGCTTCCACCTGCGCGCGCAGCGTGACCAGCTGCTCGCGCTGCGCGTCCAGCTGGGGTCCCAGCGCCGTGAGCTGCGCCTCGCGTTCTCCCGCTTCCTGTATCCGCCGTGTGGCGTCCTGCCTGGCCTGGTCGGCCTGTTCCCGCAGCTGCCGCGCCTCCGCCTCCGCTCCTGCCCGAATGCGATCCGCTTCCGCACGGGCTTCCCGTTGCAGGCGGTCGTCCAGCTCGGCCCGTTTGGCCAGGCCGCGTGACTGCCCCCCGAGGAACCCTCCGACCATCCCGACCAGGAGCGCCACAATGACCCAGATGGTCGTCATGCTGCCTCCTTTTTCGGTTCTTCATGGGCGCGGCCGTGACCGGACGCACCCGACACTGAACTGTGGTTGACACGGACGTCACAAGGAATGGGACGCCCAAGCGCAGTGTAGCCCCAAAGGTGTGAAAGGGCGTTCAGTACGCCCACGCCCCGTGCTGGCGGGGGCAGGACGGCCCACAGAAAGGCCCGGCACCGCTGTGGGCGCCGGGCCGTGGGTGGCTCCCTTACTTCAGCCACTCGCGGAAGTAGTTCACCATCTCCTGCCGCGCGCTGCGGCTGGCGACCGTGTCGGCGATCAGACTGTCCTTGAGCAGGAATCCGTGCGGTTCGCCCTGGTACACGCTGAGCTTGAAGTTCTTGTTCGCCGCGTCCAGCTTCTGCGCGTAGGCGTAGATCGAGGCGATGGGACTGGGCTGGTCCTTCGTGCCGTGCAGGATCAGCATGGGCGCGCTGAGCTGGTCGATGAAGGCCGTCGGCGCCTGCGGTTTGGCCGCCGTGCCCCCCTGGTCCGGGAAGCCGTACCACGCCACCCCCGCCTTGAACTGCTTGAGCTGCGGCAACAGCAGCATGGTGTAGCGCCCGCCCGCGCAGAAGCCCGTCAGGCCCAGCGCGTTCATGTTCACGTCCTTGCGCGCCCCCAGGAACTTCACGCCGTCCTCGATCAGCGCCCGGACCGTATCGTCGCTCGGCTCCTTCTCGAAGGTCTGCCAGCCCAGCGCCAGCGTCACGAAGCCCGCGCCGGCCATCTCGTCCACCAGATCCTTATAGCCCTGTTCCAGGCCGTTGAACGAGTGGATCAGGATCACCGCGGGCTTGGGCGTGGCGCTCGCCGGCGCCGACAGGTAACTCTTGTAGTCCTTGCCGAAACTCGTGACCACCACGTCACCTCCCTTGACGGCCTGAGCGGCGGCGAGAGACGACAGCAGGAACGCAGACACGGTCAACGTGCGCTTGAGCATGGATGGAACCTCCGGGCTCTACCGTAGAGAAGCGGCCGCGGGGGAGGGTGTGTGCCCGGCGTCCGATCCTTCACGCTGGAATGGCCGGCAGGCGCAGCCAGGGCCAACGCGAAAGCCCCCACCACTCGGGCAGGGGCTTCACAGCGGTGCTCGCGTTTACTTCGAGGCGTGAACGACGAGCTTCATGGGGATGGTGACTTCGGGGTGGGCGCGGTACGCGATGTCGTACTCGCCGATTTCCTTGACGGTCTTCGGCATGTCGATGCGGCGCTTGTCCACGTCGAAGCCCAGCTTGTCCAGGGCGCCGGCCACGTCGGCGTGGGTCACGGCGCCGTAGATCTTGCCTTCACCGGCACGGACGCTGAGTTCCACGGCCACGCCGTTCAGGCGGCTGGCGAGGTCCTCGGCAGTGGCCTTTTCGGCGGCGAGCACCTTCTGGCGCGAGCGGACGCGCGCCTCGAGGCTCTTCATGTTGCTGCTGGTGGCGGGCGCGGCGATGCCCTGCGGGATCAGCCAGTTCCGGGCGTACCCGTCCTTGACGTTCACGACCTCGCCGGTCTTGCCGAGCTTGCCGGGTTCGAGAAGAATCACTTGCATGCCAGCTCTCCTTACTTCCGGACCAGTTTCTCGGTGTAGGGCAGCAGGGCCAGCTGGCGCGCGATCTTGATCGTCTGCGCAATGCGGCGCTGGTGCTTGGCCGAGAGGCCGGTGCGGCGGCGAGGAAGGATCTTGCCCGTGTCGCTCACGAAGCGGCGGAGCATCTTCACGTCTTTGTAGTCGGTGATTTCCAGTTCCCCGATGGAGAACGGATCGACCTTGGGCTTGCGGGGGCGCTTGGGGCCCTTGCCGCGCGGCTTGCGGTCGGCGTTGTTGCCTTGCGTCATTGGGATACCTCGGGGCTGTGCGCCTCGGGTCTGAGGGTCGGCGTGTCAGGGCGTCTGAATGCCCGAAAAAGGGCTCCTTGCGCGCTCAGACCGCTAGACCGTCAGACCTCTTGCCTGCACGCTCAAAACGGCAGGTCTTCTTCCTCGGGTGGGAAGTCGTCGAGACCTTGATCTATATCCAAGCCGCCCGAACGGTTCCCCGTGCTCGCTCCCCGGCTGGCCTGGGCGGGGGCCCGGCTGGGCTGGGGGCGCGCGGCGCTGCTCGCGGTCTGAGGGCGAGGCGTCGCGGGGGAGGCAGCGTAGCCGGATTGTCCGGCAGCGGCGCCTCGGGACAGGGCTTCGACTCTCGTCGCTTCTACTTTGGTGGAATTGCGCTTGTTGCCGTCCTTGTCGGTCCACGCCTCGTTCACCAGTCGGCCCTGCACGACGACGGGGTCGCCCTTGCGCAGATCCTTCATGGCCTCGGCCAGCTCGCGCCACAGCGTCACGTCGATCCAGTGGGTCTTCTCCTGCTTCTGCCCCTGGCGGTCGTTCCAGGTCTCGTTCACGGCCAGGCCGAGTCCGAGCACGGCGTCGCCGGCGGGGGTGTAGCGCAGATCCGGATCACGGGTGACGTTGCCGATCAGCACGACTTCGTTCATGCCGCTGCCCATGCGAACGCCGCCTCCGGCGTCCTGAACAAGCTCCGGCTGGGTGCCGAGCTGTTCCATGCGCAGGGCCTTG
This window of the Deinococcus metalli genome carries:
- a CDS encoding dienelactone hydrolase family protein translates to MLKRTLTVSAFLLSSLAAAQAVKGGDVVVTSFGKDYKSYLSAPASATPKPAVILIHSFNGLEQGYKDLVDEMAGAGFVTLALGWQTFEKEPSDDTVRALIEDGVKFLGARKDVNMNALGLTGFCAGGRYTMLLLPQLKQFKAGVAWYGFPDQGGTAAKPQAPTAFIDQLSAPMLILHGTKDQPSPIASIYAYAQKLDAANKNFKLSVYQGEPHGFLLKDSLIADTVASRSARQEMVNYFREWLK
- the rplI gene encoding 50S ribosomal protein L9; protein product: MQVILLEPGKLGKTGEVVNVKDGYARNWLIPQGIAAPATSSNMKSLEARVRSRQKVLAAEKATAEDLASRLNGVAVELSVRAGEGKIYGAVTHADVAGALDKLGFDVDKRRIDMPKTVKEIGEYDIAYRAHPEVTIPMKLVVHASK
- the rpsR gene encoding 30S ribosomal protein S18, whose product is MTQGNNADRKPRGKGPKRPRKPKVDPFSIGELEITDYKDVKMLRRFVSDTGKILPRRRTGLSAKHQRRIAQTIKIARQLALLPYTEKLVRK
- a CDS encoding single-stranded DNA-binding protein, which gives rise to MARGMNHVYLIGALARDPELRYTPSGTAVFEATVAGEDHVIGNDGRERKLPWYHRVSILGKPAEWQAERNLKGGDAVMVEGSLEYSQWEAPEGGKRSMVRVKALRMEQLGTQPELVQDAGGGVRMGSGMNEVVLIGNVTRDPDLRYTPAGDAVLGLGLAVNETWNDRQGQKQEKTHWIDVTLWRELAEAMKDLRKGDPVVVQGRLVNEAWTDKDGNKRNSTKVEATRVEALSRGAAAGQSGYAASPATPRPQTASSAARPQPSRAPAQASRGASTGNRSGGLDIDQGLDDFPPEEEDLPF